The genomic interval taatagtaTGCCAAGACATTTGGAAAAAACCTAATATGACTAAAAACTTTACACAACAAATAGTCAAAAAAATTGCAGAATTCATTGCTCATATATACTTCTTCCTGccaatataattataatatataatattgatatatttctaaaatatttgttgttaaATTTCGATGTCTTTTATAATGTGGAACCGACTGTCCATTTcggaatttaaaaaataaggTCCGATTTCATAAAGTAAAATCTTTagatatattaattatatttattatatttaaatagcAGCGAAGTCAGCCAAATATATAAAGAAGatatttcaaaaaacaaatatttatttaatggacAACCCCGAAACACTGGGCACTAGTATGAAATACCTGTGCCCTTTAGTTACGTTATTGCCAAAACAACTGCGATCCACCACTGCGATGAACCACTGTCTTCAGAAACTGCATTCCTGCTACCGCGAAAAAGGGAATTATAACGTAAATGCTGCAATGGGGATCTTTAataattgatatttttgcaGCTTTCGTTAAATTCTAAAGAGGATATTGCATATGGACTGAAAGTAGATTATTCACTctattttctctatttttcactttaaattataaaactgcTTAGCTatatggtaattaaaaaatgtgtatttttaaTAACGTAAATTTTTATTGGCACGCAAAACATGGCATACTTAGGTgagcttaaaaataaatcctaAAGTAAAGCATACAACGGGGAAGCACTTCGATTGGGTAGCTCAACGAACTCGGTGGATAGGAGGTATTAAATCCGCATGGTAAGTCGTCTTTGGGGCCTCATCCGCTCCTTCTCCGCCCGATCCTTGCGCATGCGGAGGACTTCCTCGCCGCGGAGTTCCCTTCGCCTTCCAGGAGACATATCTCCTTTAAGATCGATTTTAGAATCAGTCCTCGGGGCCCGGCGACCTATCACAAAACTCGCGGAGTCGTTGGCGAACAACTTTTGCTGGCGCAAATGCACACATCGTTTAGGGGTTTCGGAGAACTCCTCGTTCCCAGGATGCTGGTGCCGATCGTCGTCCCCTATTGTTAACACTTCCTTGAACATATCCTCGACGGCACTGAAGTATAGCGTGGAATCGGAGGCCATTGTGAACCTGATGCTGGCGAGCAACTGAGCCCGAAGTTGATTGAAGCCAGTCAGGGGACGAGtttgaaatgcatttgcacGGACCACCAGACCTCGGACACTTTTCAACCCTCGACGGTGTTCTAGGCTACCTGATGCCAAACAATGGTATACATACAACTAGGAAAACAGCTGGATGGGAGGACCCATATTGGTCTGAGGTGGTGAGGAGTTTCCCTGCTGGTAAACCCTCATCTTAAAAACATTTGAACTTCCCTAGCTCGAGTATTTATTAGTGTATATCTTCCACTTGGATGGCGACATTTTCTAATTTCCCTGCGAAATTACTAATCGTTTTCCTTAACCTAAAATTAATTGCCCAGGCTGccttcaaaaataaatatttctaaagACAGTATGTGAAGATATTGATCATTATATACTTACTCAAGAAACATGCCATATTTTATCTCCAGtattactttttttgttttgtttatagaGTGAGTGTCGTTTCTTacaataaacttttatttctgatttattttttgccttgCATACACATATTGTGAATGCTTTATTCAGTTTCGAgcttaaaatgtattttaaagcATTCAGTGAGTCACATTTTCGACGCTACAACAGTATCTACCTTTTTAAAGAACTCACAAATTGCCCATTCAATTGAGTCGCAAACTATCTATAGATAAGAAAAAATCCCATAACGAGCATCCGACGCGATTAGATTAAGTCATGCACTGAACGGCTTTGGTTGTTGGttcgtttcgatttcgatttcgacggggttattattattagtatgGCCTATAGTATAAATTCATGTCCTCAGATCAGTACTCCTTGCTGAAGTAGTCGCGAATGCTGCGCTTCACAATGGGCGCCAGTTGGGCGACCTGCTTCTGCACTTCGTCCGTGTTCTTATCCTTGTGATAGAAGACCGTGAAGTAGACAATCAGGCCGATGACCACGACCATCAGAAGCGCGGAAAACACGATGCTCAGCAGCATCTTGCAGGCGCAggagcagcaactgcaaaaatatagaaaagtCTGGTTAAAAAAGTCTACACATGCTTATATCGGAAGTATCCTGGGTGCCTAAAAACTGATCAAATCAGATCAGATAAGTGGTTGAGTTCTGAATACATGGGAAGGATGCAACTGCAGATAGGCATTGCTAATTAACCTTTATCAAGGAAGTAGTGCCCAAATAGGCTGTATTCATAGTtttatgcatttgcatttgatcAGTGAGTCAGAAACCGATGGAAACTTACCAGCAAACCACTTTGCCGGGACATTTGAGGCATTCACAGAGAGCGTTGCACATGGTGATGACGGTTTTGGGTTAATGTtataatatagatatacaGTATACTTCCGACCCTCGATGCGTTGTTGACCAACACAAAGTGTTAACTGAAGGGGGTTACAGTCATCGACCGCATTTCGGGTCTACAGGTATTGAAAGCTCTAATCATATCGGGCGAAATAACAAACTGATAACGAGTCGGGTATAATTATCACTACGTCAGTGACAAAGGGGGTGATGGTTATTAGAAAACAGAGCTTACAATATTTCCATTCGAACGAGGTATCATATTATCCATCACTGGAACTGGCCACTTCACCAGAATTGAATACAAATAAAGCAAATTCTTTTACACATCTCGAGTGAAGGGAGACTGATCGTAATACCTATcatatatatgaaataatataaagaATATTAGTGTGAGCGCGACGACAACCACAATGACTACAATTAGGCGTCGATTCCAGCACATAATTTGCTACATTagatttatttactatttagttccaaaaaacaaagaatttgaTTAGGGTCGCAAAGGTAGATGAATCATGTTTGACTGGAGTTGGGCGCAGAGAGTTCGTGACAAAGACAAATGGTTTTGTTCGACTAAAGATATGTCTCATCCGTTCTAGATTGATTAGAGACAACAATCAACATTGTGGCAATAAGAGGGGTTTTTTCCAACCTCAAGCtttctatttttaaagcaTTACTGAGCAGGAAGTTATATACCTGCTAACACTGATAAAACCCTGGTAGAAGCTTTCTGGAAATGCTGCTCAATTTAAAGAGTATAGGTATAGTAATGCTTCGAGGATTTAGCAATCTCTATCAAAAACCCCATTAGCTGATAGCGGAAAGTTGTCAACTAAGCTGCTATTACCAGGAATGGTACTTGAAATACCACGAAAATAACACCTTTGGAGATTTTTTACTGAgacatatatatatcgtaAATAACCGATGGAAACTCACCAGCAAATAACTTTGCCAGGACATTTAAGGCATTCACAAATTGCGTTGCACATGATGATAGTCGTTGGTTAATAATAATCCTTGGTTAATGATAATCGTGTTGTTTCCGAAAATGACTTTTAGCCAAGTATTTCCGTAGTTCGATCTGATCTTGACCAACCCAAATGGATAACTGACTTAACGTGTAGTgccatttttcccatttcagcGTGAAAAGAACGAAAAGCTCTCAACCTACTGATGGAAAAAGAGAGAAAGGAGATAAAGATTCGGTTATAATCAATAAAATCAGGAGAGAGGTGTTTTATCGCTTACCTTTTTACGGAGTGGGAGGATTTGTTGTGGAtcacttaaaaatattaaaatatttttgcaacaaattaaacaaaataattccATTAGATAAGTTATAAACAATTACTACATATAAGCGCAAAATGTAGTGTAAGCAAACCAAAATCTTTCTGAGCCATGATAAATGCTTTATAATTTTGCCAGTTTCCagagtaaaatatttttaattattaaaacaatttttttaataccTTCAACAAGTGTGAATGTACTTAAAATAGAAATCAATGACTGATCCGAAATTCTTCGGGGGTTTACCATAGCCTTTTGGCAATTCCCAAGAAAATAAGCAATCTTTATAATGGCTTGGGAGATATGATAGGGCTTTATTAATGGTCAGCTATGGAAATACTATTTAACATTAGGTTAATGTTGAAAGTAAGCACTTAAGGTAGGTTCAATTCCCAAGAACCTTATCAATATTATAAAAGTGTGACAAAAAAAGCattagtattatttatagGCAGTCTAAGCTGCCAAGCtgttattttaaataactatAGGTTATTATGGTACTTTAAAAGTCCATCATAATTGTGGTTAACTTAGATTTGTTCTGAAAGATAtagcaatatattttttgttacttttgGCGAATCTGTGTCatgatttgaatattttccgatCGAATTTGGCTTCAATGGCAAGCTTTTTCGCTTGGGACCACAAGTAAATAGAGAAACACTCCAATGCTGGTCCCCATTAATGCAGGTCGCCGATATGCGGCGACACCCGATCCCAACTGCTGATGTAGACACTTTGGTGGACTTCTTCGCCGGGCACTTACAACGTAAGCAGACTTCTCTAGCCCTAAGCTCAGTCTGAGTTCGCGTTTAAAGATGGTCACACAAGGGGTCCTCGTCTTGGGTTTTCTCATCGTTGTTCTTATTTTGGCCTCAGACGCCTGGCTATTATCCGAATCCGGGTTGAACGAATCCAGTTACAAGGTCCGTCACCTATCAATGCACTTTCCGCGAGTGTTCCTCAGCGTAAATGTGGAGGGCAACGATGCTCCCACTTTGATCGAGGCGCAATGGCCGGTTTCCTACTTTCCCATGCCCACCGTCGTGTTTCCGCAGATCGAAGTCCATTCCATGGGAGATCATGACGATTGCTCGCTGGTGCAGCAGGCCCACTGGTCCCAGGTGGACGCACTGAGTCGGCTGTGGGTCATGGACATCGGATTTCCCGGCAGCACGTGCTCGCCCCGTTTGTTTGTCTTCGATCTGATGCGCAACAACGCGGAGCTATTGAGAATCGACTGTGGGCATCATATAGCAGCTAATGACACCCAATCTCTGACAGTCCAAATGGGACCCAAGGGTCCGGGATGCGAGCACGAACGCCACATTTACTTCATCCTGGGAAAGGAAGCCGAACTTCTCGCCTACGACATCCTGGAGCAGACCTGGCACCGCTTATCCTTAGAGAGCAATAAGTACGAGAATATGAACCAATCGTTTCCCATCAAGCCAGTGGATTTCACCTTCGGTATTCAAGGGGAACTCATCCTGTCCGACCAGGATGGCGATCTATACAGTACAGTGGACAGGCTGGAAGTTGAAGGGAAAAGCGAATTGGCAACCAACTCAATAAGCAGTAGCATCAAACTCACACATTTGGGCAGTCTTCTgggcagcagtcgcagcatGATCATCGACAACTTCGGAACCTTGTACTATGTAATCCCCAAATTCGGAGCTGTAGTTCGATGTGCTAAACTAGCAAACATCACAGCCGAGGGCAATGAAATCATATATCTCACATCGAAGAACATCCAGCAGATTTTCTTCACCTCCAATGAGGCGTTATGGGTCCTAAGTGATCGGGTCTTGAATGCGAAGGACATGTGCTTTCCTAGCTAATAACGTTTAGTTGTAGAATacacaattaaattatattatactTAATTCAAACACTGATGGTCTAGTGTATATGCTTTGTTTATTATTCGTTTCATCCGGCTTGGTGATGTATTTCGTTTGGTTTGATAATAATGCTATGAATAGTTAATGGAccaaaaacaattaattaaattaatggcTAACAGTTTGCTTATTCAGATAACCCATTAAGGCCTGGAGCCGCTTCTTGATGTTCTTCTGATCGTCCAGAGTGCAGCCGAGCAGAACGCTCTCGAATTTCTTATCGATGGGACCAGCATCGGCCTCGGGCACAGTGTCCATGTGCCCGGATGGATCCAttgagctgctgcagcaggcgTTTAAGTACAACTGGCATCGTTGGCGTCCGATCACGGGATCCCCCATTTTGATCATGCTGTCGATCAATGCATTTATCTGGCTGAGGGAGTCCTCCTGGGAGTTGTCCCGCACAGTGCGCACATTTAGCTCCACGGTGCCCAAGCGGGTGCTAACCCGCTGTATGTACAAAATGATCTCCTCTCGTTCGGCTGGAATAGAggataaattaaataactatgATGGGCAGTATGAAATAACCCTATACATAAATTGTCATAGGAAACTAGACTGAGACTGCATAGTACTTTTAAATAGACTTTTGTAAGCCCTCATACATTTAACGTAGATCTCATGAATTGTGTTTAAGGAACTACTGCCAATATGCACTCCTCACCCTCGCTCATGTTCTGCATCAATTCGTTGCTCTTGATCAAATCCATGGACATCAAAAGGTAGTCTTTCTTCTCCTGCAGGTTGAGTGCATCCTTGCGCAGCTTCTCCACCCGTGCATCCAAATTATCCAGAATGGTGACAAATCTGCGAGTCACTCAAAGGTTAGTCACGCTCAATGGTTATTATAAACTCAAGATTTACCTCTCGCTGGCATTAAATGGTCTGTCACATGTCGGTTAAGTGTGATTGCGGTTCAGTGGTTAAGTCATGAAACGAGACAAGCAACGTTAGAGTGTTAGATCGTTCTGCTACAGATCGACTGACCACTTATAGAGCTACGAAATTATAACCAGAATAGGTCTACAATAGAAAAGGCGCCCGCACACAAAGCTCTTTTTGGAGTTGTGTGGGCGTTCGCGGCAGATACTTTAAGCTATCACCATTACTATTATGGAACAAAAGAATCGAATGAAGCTGGTAGCTGGTAGTGTGAAGAAGTAATAGATAAGAAACTTATAACTTTTGTTTCGCTACGAGGTTGTGTGAATGTAATCGgtattgttttggtttcgtgTCTGATTTGGTTTTAGTTATGATGAAATAACAACCTGTCCAGGGCTCTACTGTCGTCGACGAGTCCGTAGGAGCTGTTCCCGGCATTGCCACCTCCTCCGGATCCGGCCGTGGATGAGGAGGCCATGGCGCCGGCCCTCAGGTCTTGCAAATAATCAAAATTCATGGATGCCTCCGAGTGGTAATCGCTGGGCGAgatctgctgcagctgctggcgaTGGTTACTATgatggtagtggtggtggtggtggtgattCTGGGTCTGGAGATGAGTGTCACTGGTTTCCTGCGCGGTTGGCGCATCAACTTCCATATCCTGCGGCTGATCCAGATTTGATTGAAACCTGCCGCCCTCCAAAAAGCCGGTCAAGTGTTTGTCACCCAAGATGGTTGGTTAGCTGCCTACTGtttcgatttggttttggtttttgttttttttttagccgcTTTGCTGGCTACTTTTTTGGAATGTCTTTAGCTTTTTTCGAGTGGGTGTCGAAGTGTTTGATGCTGTTGCTTATTTA from Drosophila yakuba strain Tai18E2 chromosome 3L, Prin_Dyak_Tai18E2_2.1, whole genome shotgun sequence carries:
- the LOC6534484 gene encoding uncharacterized protein LOC6534484 translates to MASDSTLYFSAVEDMFKEVLTIGDDDRHQHPGNEEFSETPKRCVHLRQQKLFANDSASFVIGRRAPRTDSKIDLKGDMSPGRRRELRGEEVLRMRKDRAEKERMRPQRRLTMRI
- the LOC6534485 gene encoding protein midgut expression 1 isoform X2, whose translation is MCNALCECLKCPGKVVCCCCSCACKMLLSIVFSALLMVVVIGLIVYFTVFYHKDKNTDEVQKQVAQLAPIVKRSIRDYFSKEY
- the LOC6534485 gene encoding protein midgut expression 1 isoform X1, whose amino-acid sequence is MCNAICECLKCPGKVICCCCSCACKMLLSIVFSALLMVVVIGLIVYFTVFYHKDKNTDEVQKQVAQLAPIVKRSIRDYFSKEY
- the LOC6539581 gene encoding uncharacterized protein LOC6539581, producing the protein MVTQGVLVLGFLIVVLILASDAWLLSESGLNESSYKVRHLSMHFPRVFLSVNVEGNDAPTLIEAQWPVSYFPMPTVVFPQIEVHSMGDHDDCSLVQQAHWSQVDALSRLWVMDIGFPGSTCSPRLFVFDLMRNNAELLRIDCGHHIAANDTQSLTVQMGPKGPGCEHERHIYFILGKEAELLAYDILEQTWHRLSLESNKYENMNQSFPIKPVDFTFGIQGELILSDQDGDLYSTVDRLEVEGKSELATNSISSSIKLTHLGSLLGSSRSMIIDNFGTLYYVIPKFGAVVRCAKLANITAEGNEIIYLTSKNIQQIFFTSNEALWVLSDRVLNAKDMCFPS
- the LOC6539582 gene encoding BAG family molecular chaperone regulator 2 isoform X1; this translates as MEVDAPTAQETSDTHLQTQNHHHHHHYHHSNHRQQLQQISPSDYHSEASMNFDYLQDLRAGAMASSSTAGSGGGGNAGNSSYGLVDDSRALDRPFNASERFVTILDNLDARVEKLRKDALNLQEKKDYLLMSMDLIKSNELMQNMSEAEREEIILYIQRVSTRLGTVELNVRTVRDNSQEDSLSQINALIDSMIKMGDPVIGRQRCQLYLNACCSSSMDPSGHMDTVPEADAGPIDKKFESVLLGCTLDDQKNIKKRLQALMGYLNKQTVSH
- the LOC6539582 gene encoding BAG family molecular chaperone regulator 2 isoform X2, with translation MLENLRGIFRKRRRCETDTPPPPPPPPPPTKESEIIPRYPEYIDAETPESNDGYEASWAEAGSFHSPHPDRPFNASERFVTILDNLDARVEKLRKDALNLQEKKDYLLMSMDLIKSNELMQNMSEAEREEIILYIQRVSTRLGTVELNVRTVRDNSQEDSLSQINALIDSMIKMGDPVIGRQRCQLYLNACCSSSMDPSGHMDTVPEADAGPIDKKFESVLLGCTLDDQKNIKKRLQALMGYLNKQTVSH